In the Wyeomyia smithii strain HCP4-BCI-WySm-NY-G18 chromosome 2, ASM2978416v1, whole genome shotgun sequence genome, one interval contains:
- the LOC129720197 gene encoding uncharacterized protein LOC129720197 yields the protein MALLNMKQINDLRNIRGRTLDLIFINAEIASECVVSEAVEPLLQTDAFHPALVCNLNCPHTINYNDITNDMKFDFRKADFVSLASCLNFSANCASVTPSEETTSVKWSTSRTETPTSSSIEKIYQLSQFFREAYVQRKENDMKRNPKSFWSFMNEKRKTNGLPSTVFLGTKVAESHEEICNFFAAHFSGVFSAEPANEQFINLALGSVPRDVIDITTFLFTEDEVRTAIRKLKSSVAAVPDGIPSIVLKLCAESIATPLTIIFNVSLSQAKFPEIRSYISPAQHGFFKGRSIDTNLAESSSLCIEAMEDGNQIDTIYTDLKAAFDRVDHQLLLTKIERLGASPHFVKWLGSYLINRKLNIKLGSTFSYSFTNSSGVPQGSNLGPSLYSIFFNDVLLYLPPGCKLAYDDDLKIFVIVESVEDCIELQRLIKMFEKWCMWNQLMISVQKCCVISFTRKKSAIEWAYEINGRPVVRVSVVRDLGVLLDSQLSFRDHHSNIIAKANRNLGFIIRAAKNFRDPYCLRLLFYALVRSVLETASIIWSPYINCWATRIEAIQSRFLKFALRLLPWSNPTNLPPYEDRCRLLNMETLQCQRNSATALFAAKLLLGNIDSPNLLEQINLNVPCTDTQKPRARLPTKNSGPQRPTQYTCPPHLRTLENQC from the exons ATGGCTTTGCTGAACATGAAACAGATCAACGATCTCAGAAACATCAGAGGTCGCACATTGGATCTTATTTTTATCAACGCTGAAATCGCCTCGGAGTGTGTCGTGTCAGAGGCAGTCGAGCCCCTGCTCCAGACTGATGCGTTTCATCCAGCTCTTGTTTGCAATTTGAACTGCCCTCACACTATTAACTACAATGATATTACTAATGACATGAAGTTCGACTTCCGCAAAGCTGATTTTGTCTCACTTG CCAGCTGTCTCAACTTTTCCGCCAATTGTGCCTCTGTCACGCCCTCGGAGGAAACCACCTCGGTCAAATGGTCAACTTCGCGAACTGAAACGCCTACGAGCAGCTCCATTGAGAAGATATACCAACTGTCGCAGTTTTTTCGAGAAGC ATATGTACAAAGGAAAGAAAACGATATGAAGCGCAACCCCAAAAGCTTTTGGAGTTTTATGAATGAAAAACGCAAAACAAATGGACTCCCATCAACTGTTTTCCTTGGTACGAAAGTTGCCGAATCTCATGAggaaatttgcaatttttttgcAGCCCACTTTTCCGGTGTGTTCAGTGCTGAGCCCGCTAACGAACAGTTCATCAACCTGGCGTTAGGATCAGTACCTCGCGATGTTATTGACATAACAACCTTCTTGTTCACCGAAGATGAAGTTCGCACAGCAATTCGAAAATTAAAATCGTCTGTTGCAGCTGTGCCCGATGGTATACCATCCATTGTACTGAAGCTCTGTGCTGAATCTATTGCAACTCCGCTGACTATCATTTTCAACGTGTCACTATCACAGGCGAAATTCCCGGAGAT TCGTTCATATATTTCACCTGCTCAACATGGTTTCTTCAAGGGACGGTCAATTGACACTAACCTCGCAGAATCCTCATCACTTTGCATCGAGGCAATGGAAGACGGAAATCAAATTGATACAATCTACACAGATCTTAAGGCTGCCTTCGATCGTGTTGACCATCAATTGTTGCTAACTAAAATTGAACGTTTAGGTGCCTCTCCGCACTTCGTTAAATGGTTGGGATCCTACTTGATCAACCGTAAGCTGAACATCAAACTTGGATCGACTTTCTCTTACAGCTTCACAAACAGCTCCGGAGTGCCTCAGGGAAGCAACTTGGGGCCTTCACTGTActcgattttcttcaacgatgtcTTGCTATACCTACCTCCTGGCTGTAAGCTAGCGTatgatgatgatcttaaaatcTTCGTCATTGTCGAATCAGTAGAAGATTGCATTGAACTACagcgactgattaaaatgttCGAGAAATGGTGCATGTGGAACCAGCTTATGATCAGCGTACAGAAATGCTGTGTCATATCCTTCACGAGAAAGAAATCTGCAATTGAGTGGGCTTACGAAATCAACGGACGTCCGGTCGTCAGAGTTAGTGTTGTGCGAGACCTTGGAGTTTTATTGGACTCACAGCTTTCGTTCAGAGATCATCACTCGAATATTATTGCTAAAGCAAACAGAAACTTAGGATTCATCATTAGAGCTGCCAAAAATTTCCGTGACCCCTACTGCCTGCGATTACTGTTCTACGCCCTTGTTCGCTCAGTACTGGAAACAGCTTCAATCATTTGGAGCCCCTACATAAACTGTTGGGCCACTAGAATCGAAGCTATACAGTCGCGATTCTTAAAATTTGCACTAAGGTTGCTTCCTTGGAGTAACCCAACGAACTTACCACCCTACGAGGATCGATGCCGTCTCCTTAACATGGAAACTCTGCAGTGTCAGCGGAATTCAGCTACAGCACTGTTTGCTGCCAAGTTGTTGCTTGGTAATATTGACTCTCCCAACCTTCTGGAGCAAATCAACCTAAATGTGCCG TGCACCGATACTCAGAAGCCGCGTGCGCGTCTGCCGACTAAGAACAGTGGACCACAACGCCCAACTCAATATACCTGCCCACCACATCTGCGTACTTTGGAGAATCAATGCTAG